The DNA sequence ACTCTGGCGCGAACGCGCACCGATCGGGCGCGGCGACCTTGTCTTCAGTCTACTGATCGGGGACCGCTGGGGACCGGGCCGATGGGAGGGCTCGGCCGGCGGGCTGATCGCGCTCGGGCTGGAGCGAAGCTCGGAGCCGTGGCAACGGATCAAAGGCGAGGCGTTGGAACGCCTGTGGTTGGGCGCCATTGCTGCCGGCGCACAAGGCCATCTGGATCTGGAGATACGTCTGCGCAGCTATGCCATGCGGGCAGGACAGTTCATACGGGCAAGGCGCCGACCCGGCCGACTCGCCGATATGCTCGCCTTGGCGATGGCCCACCCCCGCGTCACCAGCAGCGGCATTGCAAAGGCGCTCGGTCTGACGAGCGCGGGAGCGATCAAGCTGCTGGCCATCGCCGCGGAAGCCGGACTGCTCATCGAGCGAACGGGGCAGTCCAGCTATCGCAGCTACGCCATTCCCGTGGCAGCGCCTTCGGACATGCCAGCGCGGCCGCGGCGCGATCCCTTTGCCCTTTTGGATGGCGCATTTCCTTGGGACGATGACACGGACCCGCCACTCGCCTGGTGACGTCGGCGACAGGCGAACGGGCCTGAGCCGGTTACCCCCAGTCGATATTTTGCTGCGATTCCGAAAACACGATGACGGGCCGGAACGCACGGCGGGTCCACGCATACTCATTCCTCGCGCGGGCAGATCGCACATAAATCGGGCTTTTTTGCGTGCAGCTTTAGAGCTGGATGCCCTTCCTCATCGAGCCGGTGCTCGGACTGACGTGTTTTCAGAATCGGCGCATGACGACGCAAGGGCAGGGGCAGAGCCGTTCGCAGAAATGGCAAATGTGGCGTGACGACCATGCCAATATATTGAAACAGCGCAATATCGGCTGCGCCGACTGCGCGTGGTCAATGTCAACAGGCCAAGCTTTTCGCTCTGGCAGAGGGAACATGAAAACACGTTGTCGGGCCGACCTCTACGGCCGCGCGGAGAAGCTCGTGAAACGGTGGCGCACCAATCTCATGGAATGGGCCGCAATCTTGCTGAATTTTGATCTGGCCTTCAGCCCGTCCCACGCGGAAGAACCCCGCGGGGAAATTTACTAGAGGCGATACTTGTTGCGGCGATGATGCTCTTTGACGAAGCCGTAGAATCGTTTCGAATAGTTACGCGGCAGCTCATCCGGATTGGCGCCGAGGAAGGCGTCGAAGCGTCGCATCAGTTCGTCATAATCCCAACCGGGAAAGTCCGCCCGAATGGAATCATAGATGTCGCGATCGAGTATCCTGGCCGCGTTGGAGCGGCGGGCCGATGCGGGGTGAGGCCGCACCTCGCGCTCCGGTTCGGCTTGAACTTGCTTAGGCGATCCCACGCGCAGCTCGCGCGATAATTGCGAGATCAGCCCGCGAGCCAGATGGGGTTCGATCAACGCGTCCGACGTGTGATCGGCATCCGTCACATTGTCGGTCGGGGGAGGGGAGGGGGAATCTGCGCCACGCTTGCGTCGCGCCCCGTCGATCATGTGACGACGCATCACCATCTTCATCTTCGGCTTGGGGCTATCGCCATCGATCACCTCCAGGCTGATATCGGGCAGGTCATTGGCTCGGGCCAGGTCGAGCAACTTCCGCTTGAAAACCGGGTAGCTGCTCTCGCTTCCGCTCTTCTGGTGGAGCGTTTCAAAACCGATTGTGAAGCCTTCGGCCCCGTTGCCGCCCGCATGCTTGCGTGATGCGCGGTACAGCCATTTGCCCAGCCCGCTGGTAATCTCGAAGTAGAGCGGCGAAATCGATAGCACGTTGCGCTTGTCCATCACCCCGTCGAAAAACCATTTCGACAGGGTGATCTCCATGCCCAGTGACCGTTGAGTCCGCTCGTCTACCAAATGGGTATAGCTGTCGATCCAGGAGAAGGTCGTTTCCCGGCTCTTGGCATTGGTACGGATGTTGGTCTTGATCGTCGTCGCCTGCAAGCGGTCGAGCGCACTCACCAGCCTTTCATAGGCGCGTCCGCTCGTGCCCCAGCATATGCGCTTGAGAAGGTCGCCGGGCTGGAGCCGGATGGCGGGCGATATGTCGTTGATGCCGCGCTCCCGCAGCGCATTCAGGTGCGACGCCAGGTAGATCATGATGTCTGCGTCCCAGATCGTCGCCATGCCATAAGCCGGATTGGGCAGGACCTGCACAGTGACGGTGCGATCGGGACTGACATAATCGATGGACTTGATGCGCTTGCGCTTGGACAGGCTGAAGAAGGGCCGTTGCATCGTCTCCTGATAGTCGCGCAGCGAAATATCGCTGAAATCAGGCAGGGTGAAGAACATCTCGAACTGAACCTTGCGCTCTTTGAACGCTGTCTTCAGCTCGGTATCAGAGGCCGCCGTCGTCATCCCATCCCCGCTTCCCCCCGGAGGGAAATCGCAATCAAACTACTGAAATAAAAGGATTATTCCTCCATTTTCAGCTTTCATCCCCATGCATCCGATCCTCAGCGCCGCCGCGCCGCCCGGATCTTCGCCTGCTCGATCACCGGGCGCAGCGCCGCCAATATCTCATCCGTCGACAGACCGTTCGGAGACAGCGACAGGGTCAATATCTTCTGCTGGTCCTTTTCGACCTGCCCGATCGACGCGCCGTCCGAAGCCGCGATCATGGCCTTCTGCACGCGCCCCTTGACCATCGTGGCCTGGACGAGCCGGGTCATCACCTCCGGACCACTGATCGGTTGCTCGTCCCCCGAACGACGGAAGCTCTGCTCCGATGCTATTTGATCGGCCGCCGCCTCCAGCTTCGTCCGGCTCGACGGATCGCGCAGCAGGGGGAGCAGCTTCTCGGCATATTTTGCCTGAAGGTCGGTCGGCGAATGGAAGGCGCTGACCACAAAGGGCGGAATTTCGGTCAGCGCGATGTAACGCGACAGCTGCGACTTGGAGATTTTCAGCCGTTCCGCCATGCGCAGCTGCACGCCGCCATAATAGGTGTCGACCGCTGCCTTGTAGTTGAGGCCGCGTTCCAGGTCCGAAATATCCTCGCGCTCGCGATTTTCGATGTCCGCCAGGCGGAAGGCCGCCTCATCATCCAGATCCTCGATAATCGCGATCAGGTCGATGTCGGGATAATGGTTGGCATTGAGCCAGGAAATCGCCCAGTGCCGCCGCGTACCAGTCACCAGCTCATAGGGCAGGGGACCATTGGGCGTGCGTCGGACCACCGCGGGCACGCGATTGCTTCCCTCGGCCAGGATCGAATCGATAAGGCTGCGCAGCCGATGTTCGTCGAGCAGCGAATAGTCGCGCGCATTGCCGGGCCAGACCGAACATTCCGACGGTTTCAGCCGAATGGTCGGGCGCTTCACGATCCGCGCGGCCTCGCCGAAAGCCTCCAGGCGCCTGTTGGTGAAGTTGGGGCGCGGGGCGGGGCTGTTCTCCGGCGCAGGCGCGGCACCGGCGGCCGGTTCGTTCGGCGCGGAAGCGAGCGCTTCGCTGATGAGCGACCGCCGGCTCATGCCGCCACGCCCACATCGGAGGTGAGGCTGGTGGACGGCCATTGCTGGCGAATCTGCTGCTCGATCTCGCCAAAGACGGCGTCCAGATTTTCGCGGCAGCGCATATAGGTCTGGTGCGAGGCCGATGGCTTGGATTCATAGATGGACCGGAACGCCTGCGTCGCGTTCTTGATCTCCTCGGATGCCAGAATCGGCTGCCCCAGCAACAGCCCGGCATAGGTCGCCTGCATGATCCGCCACATGTCGTTCTCGCCCGGCTTGCTGGGCGAAAAGGTCGAACAGACGACGCGAATGAAACCGTAATTGACCGGCGTGCCATTCTGCTCGAGAATCTCGATATTGTCGGCGATCGTGTCCATGAAATGGATCGTCGACAGATAGTCGAGCTGGCGCGCGGGCACTGGGATCAGCAAGCCCGTGGCCGCCGCCATGACGTTGAGGCCCAGAAAGCCCATGGCCGGCGGCGGATCGAGCAGAATCACGTCGAAATCCTTGGTCACGCTGGCAATGCCGATGCGCAGCGCCTGCAAGCTCTCGCGCACCGCCTGTCCGCCCTCACGCAGGGTCGACGTCAGATCCCATTCCGCATCCTGAAGGCCCAGGCTCGACGGTACAATCTTGATCGTCGGCCAGGGCGTATCGCGGATGGTGCGGGAAAAGTCGCTGAAAGTGCTGCGCGGCGAGAGGAAAGCGCCCAGCGTCTCCTCGTCATCGATCAGTGTTTCGGGCTGGATGTCGAACATGGTCGTGGTCGACGCCTGCGGATCGCAATCGATCACCAGCACGCGATAGCCGTGAAGGGCGAGATAGTCAGCAAGATGCTTGGTGATGGTGCTCTTGCCCACCCCGCCCTTGAAATTCTGCACCGCCAGCACGACCGCATCCTCGTCGGGCTGCTTGCCGACATGGATGCCAAGAGCGCTGCGGATATGGGTGAGGTCAGCCAGGGTATAGTAGCGGCGCCCGTTGGGCAGTTGCTTGGGCTGGGGGAGGCGCCCCTTTGCTTCGGCCTTCGCCAGGGCCTCGGGCGTCCGGCCGATCAGTTCTGCGGCCACGGTGGGTCCGAAACTGATGTCGAGCGTCTTGCGATTGTCCGGCCGGAACACGATCGTCTTGATATGATCACGCATCTGCTGGCAGGCTGTCGTGACATTGCGCAAGGTATTGACGGTAAACGACATGGCGCCCCTCATGGCCGAATCGTGACGGCATAAACTGGTTTGCGTTTAATGCGCTCATTTCGCGATGAAAGTCAAACCTGCCTGCTCACCGCCTGCGAATAGCCATTGTCATGTTGGGCTCTTTGCAAAATGGGAACCGCATCGCAGTCGCGGAACCGAAGACCAAGGCGCCGGTCTGATAGCCCGCTGTAGCCAAACTCTCCCCTTTGAACAGGTCGAGATGATAAACGACCGGGCGGCAGGGCCCGCTTAGGGATTTATTCGGAGATTAGCGGAGTTAGGCACCGGGCCACGACGCGAAATGGCGGGAAACTCCACGATTCGCGAGCGGCCCAACCGAACCGATCCCACGTTCCTTCGGACCTGAAAACACGTTCGATCGATTCCGAAACCACGCTGGTCGCAGCGTGATAACACGTTGGCGCAGGGGCTGATTTTCCCCCTGACCGCCATTGCAGCCTATGGTTGGTGCACGATCGTTGCCGCGCCTTGGCTGCTCAGGTCGAGCATGGCCTTGTCCGCGCCGACGGGTCGCCAGGAGGGCAGGCCGGCGCCGTTGGGATCGCCGGATTTCACGAAGTTGGCCAGATAGGCGCTGGCGATCTGCGCCACGCGCTGGTCGCGAGCCGTGGCTGCATCGCCATATTTGATGGCAACCGTATCGAAGAAATAGGGAATTTCGCTGGCATGGGCCGCTCCCTTGGTCGCTGGCGTCCGCAGCGAATCCGCGACATAGGAAAAGCGATAATGCCAGGTCGGGACGCCCTGCGCCGCGAATTGGGCGGCCATGACCCGCGCCCCTTCGACCATTGGGCCGGTCGGGCCGCCAATATCATCGCTGGTGGCGCCGATCATGACGGGCACATGGGCGAAACGCCCGCTCCTGTAGGCGGCGAGGCTGTCGACCGCGATCCTGCCGTCGGCGATCGGGCTGCTATGGGCCGGCGGCCCCCCGGCGAACAGCGCGGCAAGGTTCAGCCCATCGACCACCGACTCCGCCGGCAGGGCGCGCAGCCTGCTCAGCGCGTCGGGCGCATGGGCCGGGATTCCCTTCTTCCCGGCGAAAGCGGCGCCGATCCTTTCTGCCCCGGCGAGTGTCGCGTCGCCCATCGGCATGGGGCCGCCCGACTGGATTACTGCCTTGTGGAACAGTCCCAGCGCCATGGGGGAGGTGAGCAGCGCATGGACCGACATGCCGCCCGCGCTTTCGCCGATGATGGTGACATTGGCGGGATCCCCGCCGAACGCGGCGATATTGGCTTTCACCCAGCGCAGCGCCGCGATCTGGTCCAGATAGCCATAATTGGCGAGCAGCCCGCTATCGGCGCCCGCCTTGGTGAGCGCGGGATGGGCGAAGGTGCCGAAGCGGCCGAGTCGGTAGTTGAAGCTCACCACCATGATGCCCTGCTTCGCCAGAGGC is a window from the Sphingobium sp. V4 genome containing:
- a CDS encoding AAA family ATPase; this encodes MSFTVNTLRNVTTACQQMRDHIKTIVFRPDNRKTLDISFGPTVAAELIGRTPEALAKAEAKGRLPQPKQLPNGRRYYTLADLTHIRSALGIHVGKQPDEDAVVLAVQNFKGGVGKSTITKHLADYLALHGYRVLVIDCDPQASTTTMFDIQPETLIDDEETLGAFLSPRSTFSDFSRTIRDTPWPTIKIVPSSLGLQDAEWDLTSTLREGGQAVRESLQALRIGIASVTKDFDVILLDPPPAMGFLGLNVMAAATGLLIPVPARQLDYLSTIHFMDTIADNIEILEQNGTPVNYGFIRVVCSTFSPSKPGENDMWRIMQATYAGLLLGQPILASEEIKNATQAFRSIYESKPSASHQTYMRCRENLDAVFGEIEQQIRQQWPSTSLTSDVGVAA
- a CDS encoding ParB/RepB/Spo0J family partition protein, which gives rise to MSRRSLISEALASAPNEPAAGAAPAPENSPAPRPNFTNRRLEAFGEAARIVKRPTIRLKPSECSVWPGNARDYSLLDEHRLRSLIDSILAEGSNRVPAVVRRTPNGPLPYELVTGTRRHWAISWLNANHYPDIDLIAIIEDLDDEAAFRLADIENREREDISDLERGLNYKAAVDTYYGGVQLRMAERLKISKSQLSRYIALTEIPPFVVSAFHSPTDLQAKYAEKLLPLLRDPSSRTKLEAAADQIASEQSFRRSGDEQPISGPEVMTRLVQATMVKGRVQKAMIAASDGASIGQVEKDQQKILTLSLSPNGLSTDEILAALRPVIEQAKIRAARRR
- a CDS encoding replication initiator protein A — protein: MTTAASDTELKTAFKERKVQFEMFFTLPDFSDISLRDYQETMQRPFFSLSKRKRIKSIDYVSPDRTVTVQVLPNPAYGMATIWDADIMIYLASHLNALRERGINDISPAIRLQPGDLLKRICWGTSGRAYERLVSALDRLQATTIKTNIRTNAKSRETTFSWIDSYTHLVDERTQRSLGMEITLSKWFFDGVMDKRNVLSISPLYFEITSGLGKWLYRASRKHAGGNGAEGFTIGFETLHQKSGSESSYPVFKRKLLDLARANDLPDISLEVIDGDSPKPKMKMVMRRHMIDGARRKRGADSPSPPPTDNVTDADHTSDALIEPHLARGLISQLSRELRVGSPKQVQAEPEREVRPHPASARRSNAARILDRDIYDSIRADFPGWDYDELMRRFDAFLGANPDELPRNYSKRFYGFVKEHHRRNKYRL
- a CDS encoding carboxylesterase family protein, with amino-acid sequence MSLPLRALLLAAALTMPGASASAAPADPQVTIADGMLRGVAEDGVVAFKGIPFAQPPVGDLRWRAPQPVARWQGVRDASRYGHDCMQLPFPSDAAPLGTPPAEDCLFVNVWKPQASAEKLPVMVWIYGGGFVNGGSSPPTYSGAPLAKQGIMVVSFNYRLGRFGTFAHPALTKAGADSGLLANYGYLDQIAALRWVKANIAAFGGDPANVTIIGESAGGMSVHALLTSPMALGLFHKAVIQSGGPMPMGDATLAGAERIGAAFAGKKGIPAHAPDALSRLRALPAESVVDGLNLAALFAGGPPAHSSPIADGRIAVDSLAAYRSGRFAHVPVMIGATSDDIGGPTGPMVEGARVMAAQFAAQGVPTWHYRFSYVADSLRTPATKGAAHASEIPYFFDTVAIKYGDAATARDQRVAQIASAYLANFVKSGDPNGAGLPSWRPVGADKAMLDLSSQGAATIVHQP